The Reichenbachiella carrageenanivorans region TCGCTATGGCCAAATCCGCTCAGCGAAACAATCTGGCAGAAGAGCTGCACAAAATAGAAAATGAAACCCTGCTCATCTGGGGACTCAACGATACCATAACCCCGCCAAGTGTGGGGCATGATTTTAACCGACTAATAAAAAACTCTACCTTACGTTTTATTGATGAATGCTGCCATGCCCCTATGATGGAACAGCCCGAAAAATATAATGAAATACTGGACGAATTTTTGAATCAAACGGTACCCGTATGAGAGCCAAAGACTTAATAAACTATACCATCCCACCACTAAAGCCATCTGACGATATAGAGAAGGCACAATCGTGGATGAGTGAGTTTCATGTACACGAACTACCCATTGTAGAAAAAGGCAAATTCTTAGGGCTTTTCAACGAGAATTTGCTTTTCGACCACTTTACTGGCGCTGAGAAAGTAGAAGACTATCAATTTATGGGCACTAGTCTATTTGTTGATCAAAATGAGCATTACTATGAAGTACTCAAAAAAGCCTATGAAGCTAGTTCCAATCTCGTAGCCGTGGTAGACGAAGAAAAAAACTACCTAGGGGCCGTTACTATACAAGATGTGGTAGAAGCTTTTTCTAAAATGTCTTCGATCAATAGTCCTGGAACTATCATCGTACTATCCATGGCTCAGACAGATTATTCCATGACAGAGTTGAGCCGAATCATAGAATCTGAAGGAGGGAAAATTCTCAGCAGCTTTATTGAAAATAACGACCAACAACCTGGCAAAATACGAGTAACCATTAAGCTCAATGTAGAAAACGGCTCAGCTATAATC contains the following coding sequences:
- a CDS encoding CBS domain-containing protein; translation: MRAKDLINYTIPPLKPSDDIEKAQSWMSEFHVHELPIVEKGKFLGLFNENLLFDHFTGAEKVEDYQFMGTSLFVDQNEHYYEVLKKAYEASSNLVAVVDEEKNYLGAVTIQDVVEAFSKMSSINSPGTIIVLSMAQTDYSMTELSRIIESEGGKILSSFIENNDQQPGKIRVTIKLNVENGSAIISSLERFGYTISSIFGKGDEELIEKERLDTLLRYLKV